From the genome of Setaria viridis chromosome 1, Setaria_viridis_v4.0, whole genome shotgun sequence:
CAGAGGTGGGGCAGCAACATTTTTATAGCAAGACAGCCAAATTCTGAGATTCACGTCATTTTTTTCCTCACCACGCAACTAGAAGGCAACGACAAGACTCCTGTGCTGGCCAAAGAACTTGTCGCTCAGATTCTGAAGCTTCCCGCCCAACTGCTCAAGTgactccacctctctatctGGAAATGAGTCTCGGACATGGACCCTCAGCACCTTCATAACTTGGGGTACAGCATCATGGCGATCAAGTGCTCAGCATTCACAGGGTCTTTCACTTCCAAACACGATGACTTCCCCAGGTATTTGGTATTTGACTCCATAGATGAGAAGAGCAGCTGCATTTTCGGtagatgaaaattttatgcatGCACACAACACACTGGGAGATGCTGGATCACTGCTCAGTAAATATCATGACAGAGTATTGTTCACACATCCTCTTCTTTTTGTACTTGGAGAAGCATCAGCAGCCCTATTTGTCTCACCTGCACTTCCTTTAACCAGGAATACGGTGTCAGGAAATACAGGGTTTAGTGTCTCTTTAGGAGTGACCATCAGATGGGCTCGTGTAATCTGAATTATCTGATGCTATGGGCGATTTCAGGAAAATCAAATCATTTTGTGGATCCTTTAATAAAGTGTAGCATCATCTGACAACCCTTGATGAATGACCATCCGTTCCTTGCCAGTCAGCTGATCAGGTAACCAACTTGATATTGAGTTTCAGCATTCTCTCCCAGACCACACTGCACTGAAGCTGCAAAGAGTTTGCAAGGTTTCTTGGAACAACATTGAGTAAATCCTTAGCTCCTTTGCCTAATTCTGGCAGTGGCACGACTCATCTGTTTACCAACAAAATCAGCTTCTTTCATCTTTCCAGCTTCCTCGAGTGCATGATGAAGCAAGATTACGCTGCGAGGTGCAGCAACAGCAGAAGTGCTTCCATTCTCAATTAGCTCATAGAAAAGCCGGAATGCCTCTGAAGCTTTACCGTCCATGGAAAGGCCATCCAGAACCAAACTGTGAACTGCCACACCCAGTTCATGGTGCTTCTGCAAGCTAAACAAAGTAAACTCTGCTGCATCTATGAACTTCTTGTCCTCACAAAGTGTTTCAATTAGCTTTTCCATCTTGATGTAATAGCCATTATCATACAGACGCTTAGTAATCTTGTATGCACGGTCATTGAGGTCACTTTTGAACAATACATCAATCAGATTAGTTGAAAGATCAACATTCTGCCGGATTTTTCTCTCTAGCATTATCTCAATCAAATCAGCAGCTTCTTTTGCACAGCCATCTTTCTTCAAAAGCCCCAAAAGAACCGAGTGGAATGTACTTGTGCTAGGCCGAAGACCACTATTTAACATCCTGTGAAGAGTTTCCCAAGCAGATTTCATCCTTCCCTTCTGCATAAAGCCATCTATTACAGCAATATAGCACTCGTTGTCAGGGATAAGATCCCTCTTCAACATTGAGAGCACCAGCTCGTAAGCTTCTTCAAAATTGCCCTCCTTACAATGTCCTAGGATCAGCGTCTTGAATGCTTGGAAATCAACCTTGCTCCTCCTATCTAGCAACTGCCCGAACAGGATCCTGGCCTTTTTAGCTTTTCCATTCTCACAAAAGTACACAAAAACTGGGTTGTACGCTGCGATAAGTGGTACAGAACCACCTCTTTTCTTGAGCAACTCCTCCTCCAAGATCTCATCCACTAGCTCCTCAGCCCGACCAAACTCACGACTCTCACACAATGCCCGGATCACCATGCTATAGCTTGCAGAGTCTCGTCTCACGTGTAGTTCTGTCATTTGATCAAACACCTTCATTGCATCCTCAAACCGCCCTTCACTGTAGTGTGCAGCCATCAGCGTGTTGAATGTGCATGTGTCCGGCTTAAACGACTCCATCTCGAACACTTCCTTCACTAGCTCCATCCTTCCAGCCTCACAGAAGCCCTGCACCATCGTGTTGAAGGTGACCCTGTTTGGCGGCACGCCATTTGCGACCATCACCTTGAAGAGCGCAAGTGCCTCGTCGGCAAGCCCCTTTGCACAGTACGCCCTGATCATGGTTGTGTAGGTGACAACGTTAGCGAAGGCGCCACTTTTGCTGTCTTCTTCGCTCACGTGCATTCCGTCGAACAGCTTGCGCGCGGTGGCCAGGTCGCCCCCGCGGCACAGAGCAGATAGCAGAGAATTGTACGTGATGGCGTCGGGGGTGAAGGCGTAGGTCTCCGGCAAGAAGCGGAAGAGCTTGAGGAGCGTGTGGGCCGACGGGCGCGGGGAGGCAGTGGAAAGCCCATGGAGGAGGGTGTTGAGGGTAGTCACGTCGGGCGAGGCGTCGGGGGAGCGGAGGAACGCCGCGAGcagcgcggaggcggcgcggcggcggcctcgtcggaggagcgcggcgaggagggagtTGAAGGAGTgtggggtgggggcggggaTGGAGCGGAAGagtgaggtggcggcgcggacgcggccggcggcggcgagtgcgcggAGGAGGGCGTTGAGGGCGTGGGTGGGGAGGAGGGTGAGCGGGGAAGGGAGGGTGCGGAAGTAGGAGAGCGCCGGGCGGAGGTCGCGggagcggaggaggtggtgcagcttccttgccgccgccaccgccggcggctccggctccggcggtgCGCCCATAGAGGGGGAGGCGAATTGCTCTCGTTCTTGCCAATTTTTTGAGTAAAATGTACGGCCGGTGCTTGACCTTGGAAGCGAGTATCATTTGCCTCTCCAAACTTCCAAAATGCACATTCAACTCCCTAAATTTGCTCTCCAAACTTCCAAAATGCACATTCAACTCCCTAAATCTGCTAATTGGTTCTTCAACTCCTAAATCTGCTAATTGGTTCTTCAAAATTTGCTAATTGGTTCAATGCCCGCACTAAAATGCCTGTGTGGCATGCTGGGTGTGCGTTGACGTggtctgacatgtgggtcccactcGTCAGATTCACCATCTTCTCCCTGCCTTCGCTCTCGGCCTCACCTTTCTGACTTTCTCCCATCCATCACCAACAACATCTCCGGTGGGACCCGTGGGTAGCGGCGGGCTAGCGGCGCCGGCGCATCTTCGGCGGGAGACCGTGATGAGGCAGCGGCGGCTCCGTCGGCGGCAGCTGCCGGCGCAGCCCATGACGGGGATGGGGAGGATCGGCGGTACGGCGGTTCGGACGCGGGGTCGAGCTCCCagtgctgcgccgccacccccgtCCTTGGCCAGTGTGCTCCATGCGCCGCCGCACCTCACTCCCCCGAGGTACCGCCCCGATCCTAGCGTCCCCAAGCTGTCGCATTGGACAGGGGGTGCGCGGCACTGCTTGCTTGCCCATGGCAGTGCGCAGCCTCCGGGACGACGGCGAGCAGCACGCTGGAGGAGGgacgctgggcggcggcgggaggcctGCGGCGAACGGCACGGGGCGGAGCAGCGTGATTCCAACAGGCGAGCTCGATGCGGCGGCAGCAAATCGAAGCAATTGGGTGAGCTCGCAGGTCGTAGCTGTGGGAGAAGGCGGGGGCGAGCTTGATGTGGCTGATGTGTGGGCGAGATTgatgcggtggcggcgacgaatCAAAGcggcgggtggagctcgtaggtcgCTGCGATGGGAGAGTGTGGGAGCAAGCGTTGTGCGGCCGCCGTCCGGGCAAGAGCCGCCACAGGGGAGCTCGATCTCCGCCCTGGCCGCTGCGTGGGAGCTCGCCGTGCCGCTGCGGTCGTTCCGCAAAGAGGAGCAGCTCGAGGCTCGAcggggggggagagagaggggtgaCCGGGTGGAAGAAAATTGGGTGGAGACCGGATGCAAAACGCATCCGCTGCATACCCAGTTCCGTCGGCCGCCGCGTGGGCAGCGCTTCAATCCAACGAACTGCGTCGCGATACTGGGTCGGCTCCAGGAGAGACTCACGTACGCGGCTCGGCTCCAAGAGAGACTCGGCTGGCAAGTGCGTTGGGCGAGGGATATCAACACgcgagccgccgcctcctccatctaCCCCGCCGCCACGTGATCTCCTGGCGCCTCCCCGATATCTTCGGATCTTCCTTCCCGATGTCCTGGCCACCTGCCATCTCGCCGTCATCAGCGCCGGCGTGCACTTGCTGCTGCCATTGCAGGTGCTCGTGCAGACCACCAGCGCCGTGCTTAACTTGTGGACGTATGCTGGGTCTTCAAACCTCGACTGAATGCACAAGGCATGTTCGACGGTTTGCCTCACACGAAGTCCAGCTCGCTGGGCCCATGGAGCTCTGGATCCAGGACGGCGACAATGTCAGGCTCGCATTACCGGTAAGCGCAGAAGTTCCTTTTGCCCCTACAAGTTTGTAAATTGTAATGCTCTTGTTCTGGTCGGTATTGAATTGTGTATCTGTGATCCTTGGTCTCTATGTGAGAGTCTAGAGATTGAAAGGGTGTGATTTGCTGATTGCTAAGGGTAAGGCCTGCTCACCCGAAGACATCAAAATTGAAATCGGGATATAGCATGAACTGGTGATAGAATAAGATAAGAACATTAAGATCAGGGAGTTAAGCTAAATGTTTTGGTTTACTACTCATGATGCAGCTAGCAGTATTAGCTTTTGAATTCCTTGCCTTAAGAAATAACTTGGATAATTCTGATATCCTGATACTTAGAAATTTAAAGTACGTATTCTCTGATGTACATATTCTCTGATGCATCTGAGGCTGGCAACTGCTACCTGGGACTCATGCAAGACCATCTATGTATTTAGCCAAGTAAATTATTCTGATTTCTTGAGTTACTCTGTGATCTATATTTATTGATATGAATTATGCAGACCTATTAGCTTAAACCTTTACCATAATAAATACTAAATTTTAATGTTTGATTTTCTCCGCAGCATGATGTGGATGCGGGAACCTTGAAGAAAGTTGTTCTGTCTAATGGTGCAGTGGTAACAGTGAACTCCAGCATCTTTGGTAATACGTAGGTGATAGTACCTTTTTTCTACACGCAAGTGACAGTGGAGATGAAAGGAGACTCACACCTGAAAAACCTAGTTGAGAAGCTGAAAGCTGCTGGTGTCCAACACAAGCTGTGCAAGTGAGAACGTCCGTCCATTCTTCTTAGTCGCTGGATAGCACTAGAAAACGAAAGCAAGTCTGATCCATGCAGGATGAAATTGTGTTTTTTTATTGTAAAATTGTCCAAACATTCTACACTAATCAAATTGTGGATGGATGACAGATCAATTTGTGATTGTAAATTACTGGTCTGTGACATGATTGACACTTTGAGATCATCTATAAACTGAAGCAAAATGATGTATTATATCATCAATGATGTGGGGCTTCTTCCATGGATGTTCTGTCATTTGGATATTCTGAAATACAAGCACGAGTGATTCCGATGCAAGACTGATATTCTGAAAAAATGAAAGCAAGACTGATTCCGATGCAACATAATACATCAAGTAAAATTCATTATTACACCATAATAAAATCTAGGGCAAATAACAAAATCCCACATGTGGAAACTTTAACAGCTTAGCACAGTTACATATTTTCATGGATCCTCCAGGGAAATGTAATTTCCTAACTGCTGACTGCAATGTGGCGTCTTGATCAACTCCAAGTAGCAAACTCGTATATCCTCCTTGTATACATGGGGCAGACATGGTAGAAGAATTCCCAATCATATTAAAGTGTGGTATTGTCGCATTATCATATCCACCTTGGATCAACGGAGCAGACACGATATACCTATACAATATGGATACCATTTTCAGCAAattgtataaaaaaaatataatggcTTTAAACTTTTTGTACGTACCTATGGCTTCAAACTTTCTGCAAGAACATGTAATGGTAGAATCTGCACTGTTGAACACTACAATTGCTCCATGATCGGATTGCATGTATGTGATAAAGAATGTCAGGTTGGTCCCTTCAGTTTGTAGCAATTTATGAGACAATGATAATTGTTTTTTAAATTCACCCTCAAACTCAGAATACATCCTTCTTGTGTATGATTCCGCTGCCGTCTTCAGCATAGGTAAATCTGGGGTGTAAGTAACCGTGTCCTTTCGGCGTGAATTAAAGTCTTCATCTAACTCATTTTCACGAAGGCTAACTGAAACCTTCTCACATTCTACAAGAAGTTCCGAAAGACCGAGTTTCCTACGAAATCTTTTCTTAAACACATTGTTCATACCTTCACTCCTTTGAGTCGAGGTCATATCCGCTATAAAATCATCACGGTACACAGCTGCCCACTTTGCCCTCAAATCATATAGGTTTCTCATCCAAGAGTTATCCTCCAGGTTATATTCAGATAACAACTCATTCCACTTCTCAATGAAGTAAGCCTCCAATCTATCTTCGTACACACATCTCTTAAAATCAGGTAGAAACTTGTTATCTGACTCGTGAATTACATGCCCGAGATGTTTAGCAGCATTTAAGTAAATGTGCCACAAACAAAGGCGATGGCTTGTATTTGGGAACACATAAGCAATTGCTCCAGCCATGGCCACGTCTTGATCAGTGAAAATTGTCCTTGAATGCTTGCCTGACATTGCTGTTAGGAAGGTTTCAAAGAGccaaacaaatgattcaatagaTTCATTAAATATCAATGCAGCCCCAAATATTATCGTCTGCTTGTGATGGTTTGTTCCAAGGATCGGAGCAAAAGGCATCtcaaacttattagtctgaAATGTAGTGTCAAATGACACAGCATCACCAAAGCATTTGTAGTCCATAATAGATTAACCATCTGCCCAGAAAAAATTTGCTATCCGACCATCTTTCTCATCTACCTGAACGGCATAAAAAATGTAGGATCCTATGACTGTTTGTTTCTTAGGTATTCTACCAGTGTCCGTACATCATTGGCTTTTAAGTACTTTCTGCGCTCACGTCCAATCTCGTTATTGCAATCCATTTTTGCAAAAGGCACTTTGTCAGCTGCTCCGTAAAACTGCTTCATGAACTCATACAACTGGGCTGGCTTCATCCCGGCATCTCGTATTTGGCCAATTAGCATCCTGTCTGCTTCAGTGATACGTCGTTGGGATCTTAGCTTGTGCGACTTATCTGGACTAGCAAGGTAATGATTATGTTCAGTTACAATCTTTTGCACTGTCCAAATTCCCTCTCTGCTGACACTAAACTGAACACGAGCATCACAACCTGTCCTTGTAGTGTCTTTTGATGACTCGGTTTGCTGATGTCCTTGGCTACTGCAAACTATATATTTCTGAGATATACTACCATCCACTCGACGCTTTGTATTGCTCTTTCTAACACTGAACCCAACCTTATCGGCATATGTGTTATACATCTCAAAGGCTTGTTTCTCTGATTCAAAATTCATTCCAACTTCAGGAGTGATCCCAACTTTATCTGCCACCTGTTGTAAAATGAGATGATGATTAATTATTCAGTCATTTTATGCATGATGTACCAAAATAGATGAGTAATAACATGTGATGTATCTGTATTATCGTATAAATAAACATACGATGACCCTACCTGTGATGGCTGCTCTCTATCGACTCCATGACCACCGTCAACGATTGCATCATCCTCATGCGCATCTGAGGTTGTCTGCTGTGAGCCTGTATCATGCGCTTTGTTAATTTATTTCTTCTTTGCATTGATAGTTTGGAAGGAGCAGGAGAACAGGGAGTTCTTCAAGACGTACAAGAAGGATCGGCCAGGAGAAGAGTCGGCGCAAAAGAATCCATCTAACAAGCCTTCCGCTCCCAAGAGCTCAGAGCTTCAAACAAGGACAGGCAGATGGAGTTCCGCCGGTGATGCGTCACGAAACTGTCTCCGGTGGTGCGATCAATTCTTTGGGTACTCTGCAGGCGATTTAGTAGCTCATGTAAATTAGAAATTCAGAATGAATTGCACAACGCTGATGATTGCaaagataaatattttttaaccaTAACAAAGACTTACTTTCGTCAAGCTCTTGAGGCAGGAAGCTGTTCTTGGGTGCGTCGCCGGTCCGCCGGCCAGATGGATGAGGTGGCGGCAACCCAgatgcaggcggcggcggtggcggcgcgttGCCAGGCGTCAAAGGGCAAAAATAGAGACTTGCGAGAGGGATGTGTAGTTCTGTACGTGTACTGTCCCTTCGTGATCTTTGGGCCAATCTGTGgtggatccacctcggattagccaaatcgaggcacggttaagtcgcctaacacgcgacacccggccttaatcaggctaactcgagatgccgtcggatttcatccgatttaaccacttgaataggaccgagttagcaaactcacacgaaggtgagcggttccagagaatacaacaagtccactgagttaaccaacttaaccatttagttcggccataaaacaaacatcagagttttacaaggtttagaagaaaacaacagaaggtaaacaagcggaagctaaacgcatgggtcggacgtccttggtgaggccagccaagatgttagtgatccctctcctcgccgtccgaggagggatcccactcgatcgtccaacccggagggagttggggcggccaagtgccaacagaagaaggctcaggagcagcaacttcacctgaaaaaaaagaaaagccacaacaaggctgagctactaagctcaacaagacttaaccgaccgggagtacgctactccaccacttctagacatgcaagtctctttggctgaggggtttgtttgccaagaagcactaagtagatccttattttcaagttttagctcacattctaggttcattaaccggtctaagtgagcacttactctaagcaaacatagaaccaaccaagggtgtatatatatcatcatcaagaccatgtcatcatcagattcctttattactcagtgtagcatagcgatcaagcagtctcaaactgtgagaggcagacgaatcgattcaagttctttaaccatgcatggtgaacctaacctcacgacatccgcgcaccaccgagggtcgcttcctgtgtcagccttccccatcaatcccctaacccgtgttggg
Proteins encoded in this window:
- the LOC117864819 gene encoding uncharacterized protein, giving the protein MGAPPEPEPPAVAAARKLHHLLRSRDLRPALSYFRTLPSPLTLLPTHALNALLRALAAAGRVRAATSLFRSIPAPTPHSFNSLLAALLRRGRRRAASALLAAFLRSPDASPDVTTLNTLLHGLSTASPRPSAHTLLKLFRFLPETYAFTPDAITYNSLLSALCRGGDLATARKLFDGMHVSEEDSKSGAFANVVTYTTMIRAYCAKGLADEALALFKVMVANGVPPNRVTFNTMVQGFCEAGRMELVKEVFEMESFKPDTCTFNTLMAAHYSEGRFEDAMKVFDQMTELHVRRDSASYSMVIRALCESREFGRAEELVDEILEEELLKKRGGSVPLIAAYNPVFVYFCENGKAKKARILFGQLLDRRSKVDFQAFKTLILGHCKEGNFEEAYELVLSMLKRDLIPDNECYIAVIDGFMQKGRMKSAWETLHRMLNSGLRPSTSTFHSVLLGLLKKDGCAKEAADLIEIMLERKIRQNVDLSTNLIDVLFKSDLNDRAYKITKRLYDNGYYIKMEKLIETLCEDKKFIDAAEFTLFSLQKHHELGVAVHSLVLDGLSMDGKASEAFRLFYELIENGSTSAVAAPRSVILLHHALEEAGKMKEADFVGKQMSRATARIRQRS